One segment of Streptomyces bathyalis DNA contains the following:
- a CDS encoding FKBP-type peptidyl-prolyl cis-trans isomerase → MSIDKPEVDFPEGAPPADLEIVDLWEGDGPEAKAGDNVSVHYVGVSFSSGEEFDASWNRGKPLQFQLGAGQVIPGWDRGVQGMKVGGRRRLTIPAHLAYGEQGAGGGRIKPNETLIFVCDLVSV, encoded by the coding sequence GTGAGCATCGACAAGCCCGAGGTCGACTTCCCCGAGGGCGCGCCGCCTGCCGATCTGGAGATCGTGGATCTCTGGGAGGGCGACGGGCCCGAGGCCAAGGCCGGCGACAACGTCTCCGTCCACTACGTGGGCGTCTCCTTCTCCAGCGGCGAGGAGTTCGACGCCAGCTGGAACCGCGGCAAGCCGCTGCAGTTCCAGCTCGGCGCCGGCCAGGTCATCCCCGGCTGGGACCGCGGTGTGCAGGGCATGAAGGTCGGCGGGCGCCGCCGGCTGACCATCCCCGCGCACCTCGCCTACGGGGAGCAGGGCGCGGGCGGCGGCCGTATCAAGCCGAACGAGACCCTGATCTTCGTCTGCGACCTCGTCTCCGTCTGA
- a CDS encoding helix-turn-helix transcriptional regulator, producing MAIAKAERLMNLALCLLGTRRPLTKRELRTSIEAYMEAGSDEAFNRMFERDKDDLRELGLVIDTVESLDGDIGYRAQRDSNRLPPVALDAEEATALGLAARVWQQARLAGAASGALQKLRAAGGMPQHEDGGEAEPAVAHSTLEPYIPVREAAFEPLMLACRDRRPVVFDYRKSNAARPERRQVEPWTLECWRGHWYLAGFDRERQAERVFRLSRITGPVRSRATAFTAVVPDQVTVRETVERWAGESASRTARIRLRAGAGYPLRARATEVRELPGGWEELEIPYGHGLDAWLVEFGPDVIVLEPAELRAEVVDRLRAVAKG from the coding sequence ATGGCGATTGCCAAGGCCGAGCGGCTGATGAATCTGGCGCTGTGCCTGCTCGGGACCCGGCGCCCGCTGACGAAACGCGAGCTGCGTACCTCGATCGAGGCATACATGGAGGCCGGCAGCGACGAGGCCTTCAACAGGATGTTCGAGCGCGACAAGGACGACCTGCGCGAGCTCGGCCTGGTCATCGACACCGTGGAGAGCCTGGACGGTGACATCGGCTACCGCGCACAGCGCGACAGCAACCGGCTCCCGCCCGTCGCCCTCGACGCCGAGGAGGCCACCGCCCTCGGCCTGGCCGCCCGCGTCTGGCAGCAGGCGCGCCTCGCGGGAGCAGCGAGCGGCGCCCTCCAGAAGCTGCGAGCGGCCGGCGGCATGCCGCAGCACGAGGACGGGGGCGAGGCCGAACCGGCCGTCGCGCACAGCACGCTGGAGCCCTACATCCCCGTCCGCGAGGCCGCCTTCGAGCCGCTGATGCTCGCCTGCCGGGACCGCCGTCCCGTCGTCTTCGACTACCGCAAGTCCAATGCGGCCCGCCCCGAGCGCCGTCAGGTCGAGCCCTGGACGCTGGAGTGCTGGCGCGGCCACTGGTATCTCGCCGGCTTCGACCGCGAGCGGCAGGCCGAGCGCGTCTTCCGCCTCTCCCGGATCACCGGGCCCGTACGGTCGCGGGCCACCGCGTTCACCGCCGTCGTGCCCGATCAGGTGACCGTACGGGAGACGGTCGAGCGCTGGGCCGGGGAGAGCGCGTCGCGCACGGCGCGCATCCGGCTGCGCGCGGGGGCCGGGTACCCGCTGCGGGCCCGCGCCACGGAGGTGCGGGAACTGCCCGGCGGCTGGGAGGAGTTGGAGATCCCGTACGGACACGGGCTGGACGCCTGGCTGGTGGAGTTCGGGCCCGACGTGATCGTGCTGGAGCCGGCCGAACTGCGGGCCGAAGTGGTCGACCGGCTGCGCGCCGTCGCCAAGGGCTGA
- a CDS encoding helix-turn-helix transcriptional regulator, translating into MAPNAIDQTRRMLSLVTYLRDRPGARIDDVARAFGITADELISDLDVLPMCGTSFRGGDLLEIDTDGERIWWRNADALGSDTAQPLRLASDEATALLVAARAVATLPGLRESDRDALRRATAKLEEAAGENAGASSRLSVTFESEGGVFADVDRAIAERRRLWLRYYSPARDELTEREVDPIRLFAVGHTYLEAWCRLSEARRTFRLDRVAEIRLLDEPADPPPVELRDLSEGLVQPSAEDPEVVVEVGPGGRWVAEYYPYDSAEELPDGGLRVTLRTPDPASLKRLALRLGRDGRIVAPRELADSAREAARTALAAYGE; encoded by the coding sequence GTGGCACCGAACGCCATCGACCAGACCCGCCGGATGCTGTCCCTGGTCACCTATCTCAGGGACCGGCCGGGCGCGCGCATCGACGACGTCGCCCGCGCCTTCGGCATCACCGCCGACGAGTTGATCTCCGATCTCGACGTCCTGCCGATGTGCGGCACCAGCTTCCGCGGCGGCGACCTTCTGGAGATCGACACCGACGGCGAGCGCATCTGGTGGCGCAACGCGGACGCTCTCGGCAGCGACACCGCGCAGCCGCTGCGCCTGGCTTCCGACGAGGCGACGGCGCTGCTCGTCGCGGCCCGCGCCGTGGCCACCTTGCCGGGGCTGCGCGAGAGCGACCGGGACGCGCTGCGGCGTGCCACCGCCAAGCTGGAGGAGGCGGCGGGGGAGAACGCGGGCGCCAGCTCGCGGCTGTCGGTCACCTTCGAGTCGGAGGGCGGGGTCTTCGCGGATGTGGACCGCGCCATCGCCGAGCGGCGCAGGCTGTGGCTGCGCTACTACTCGCCGGCGCGCGACGAACTCACCGAGCGCGAGGTCGACCCCATCCGGCTCTTCGCCGTCGGGCACACCTACCTCGAGGCCTGGTGCCGCCTCTCGGAGGCCCGGCGTACGTTCCGGCTGGACAGGGTCGCCGAGATCCGCTTGCTGGATGAGCCGGCGGACCCGCCGCCGGTCGAGCTGCGGGACCTGAGCGAAGGACTCGTCCAGCCCTCCGCGGAGGACCCCGAGGTCGTCGTCGAGGTCGGCCCCGGCGGCCGCTGGGTCGCCGAGTACTACCCGTACGACAGCGCCGAGGAACTGCCCGACGGCGGGCTGCGGGTCACCCTGCGCACGCCCGACCCGGCCTCGCTGAAGCGGCTGGCGCTGCGGCTCGGACGCGACGGCAGGATCGTGGCACCGCGCGAACTCGCCGACAGCGCACGAGAGGCGGCGCGCACGGCGCTCGCGGCCTACGGCGAGTGA
- the tatA gene encoding Sec-independent protein translocase subunit TatA → MIGNLRPMEIVLIVLVILLLFGAKKLPDMARSLGKSARILKSEAKQMKKDGGDDSDAGTPDTQQAPKTIQAAPGDVASSRPVTEPAKNQQQSQS, encoded by the coding sequence ATGATCGGCAACCTTAGGCCCATGGAGATCGTTCTGATCGTCCTGGTCATCCTGCTGCTGTTCGGCGCCAAGAAGCTTCCGGACATGGCCCGTTCGCTCGGCAAATCTGCCCGCATCCTCAAGAGCGAGGCGAAGCAGATGAAGAAGGACGGCGGCGACGACAGCGACGCCGGCACCCCCGACACCCAGCAGGCGCCGAAGACCATCCAGGCCGCTCCCGGGGATGTCGCCAGCTCCCGGCCCGTCACCGAGCCGGCCAAGAACCAGCAGCAGAGCCAGTCCTGA
- the tatC gene encoding twin-arginine translocase subunit TatC translates to MLKSARRQGKSEKDPEGRMPLAEHLRELRNRLMKSVLAILVVTVVAMIYYKPVADFLTDPVRDSVGCTQGFGRAAEDGETCAEITINGLIAPFTIMLKVALMVGVVAASPIWLHQLWAFLAPGLHKHEKKYARAFVGAGVPLFVGGAYLAYLILPQAAAALLDFTPEGTGNLIPLDDFIDIVTRLVIVFGLAFELPLLLVMLNLTGILSGRQLLGWWRVMVLCITIFSAIATPTGDPLTMGALAAPIVLLYFGAVGICLLNDRRRRRSDPYAELDDDEASQIDTPDALEEGESVPAPRALPEAESGGPGANGSGPQGRDGYGDAT, encoded by the coding sequence TTGCTCAAGTCAGCCCGTAGACAGGGCAAAAGCGAGAAGGACCCCGAGGGGCGGATGCCCCTCGCGGAGCACTTGCGGGAGCTGCGCAACCGGCTGATGAAGTCGGTGCTGGCGATCCTCGTCGTCACCGTCGTGGCGATGATCTACTACAAGCCGGTCGCCGACTTCCTCACCGACCCGGTGCGCGACTCCGTCGGCTGCACGCAGGGCTTCGGGCGCGCCGCCGAGGACGGCGAGACATGTGCCGAGATCACCATCAACGGCCTGATCGCACCCTTCACGATCATGCTCAAGGTCGCGCTGATGGTCGGCGTGGTCGCCGCCTCCCCGATCTGGCTCCACCAGCTGTGGGCCTTCCTCGCCCCCGGTCTGCACAAGCACGAGAAGAAGTACGCGCGCGCCTTCGTGGGCGCCGGCGTCCCGCTCTTCGTCGGCGGCGCCTACCTCGCGTACCTGATCCTGCCCCAGGCTGCCGCGGCGCTCCTCGACTTCACCCCGGAGGGCACCGGCAACCTGATCCCGCTGGACGACTTCATCGACATCGTCACGCGGCTGGTGATCGTCTTCGGTCTTGCCTTCGAACTTCCGCTGCTGCTGGTGATGCTCAATCTCACCGGCATCCTCAGCGGGCGCCAGCTGCTGGGCTGGTGGCGGGTCATGGTGCTCTGCATCACGATCTTCTCCGCCATCGCCACACCCACGGGCGACCCGCTGACGATGGGAGCCCTGGCGGCACCCATCGTGCTGCTCTACTTCGGGGCCGTGGGCATCTGCCTCCTGAACGACCGCCGCCGCAGGCGGAGCGATCCGTACGCGGAGCTGGACGACGACGAGGCCTCGCAGATCGACACCCCTGACGCCCTCGAGGAGGGTGAGAGCGTCCCCGCGCCGCGCGCGCTCCCGGAGGCGGAGTCCGGCGGCCCGGGCGCGAACGGAAGCGGTCCGCAGGGACGGGACGGTTACGGCGACGCGACCTGA
- a CDS encoding diacylglycerol kinase produces MTSEITLFVNPTAGRGRGAGAAQPAADALRQAGFAVRTVVGNDADDALVRAREAVQAGTGALVAVGGDGMSSLGLQAVAGTDTPLGVVAVGTGNDFARATGLPVREPAEAGRLIAEALKAGHERRIDLGRAGERWFGSVLASGFDSRVNDRGNRMRWPAGKIKYDLAILAELAAFKTIPYRITLDDGEPMETEATLVAVGNGPSYGGGMRICHGAEMDDGLFDVTVVGECSRATLLRVFPRVYKGTHLSHPVVTTYRARSVRLEAPDVTGYADGEPLGPLPLTARVVPRAVRLLVGE; encoded by the coding sequence GTGACCAGCGAGATCACTCTTTTCGTCAATCCCACAGCGGGCCGTGGCCGTGGCGCCGGCGCCGCACAGCCCGCCGCTGACGCCCTGCGCCAGGCCGGATTCGCCGTACGCACCGTCGTCGGCAACGACGCCGACGACGCGCTGGTGAGAGCGCGCGAGGCGGTGCAGGCGGGCACCGGGGCGCTGGTGGCCGTGGGCGGTGACGGCATGTCCTCCCTGGGACTCCAGGCGGTCGCCGGTACGGACACCCCCCTCGGCGTCGTCGCCGTGGGCACCGGCAACGACTTCGCCCGCGCCACCGGCCTGCCCGTGAGGGAGCCCGCCGAGGCCGGGCGCCTCATCGCGGAGGCCCTCAAGGCCGGGCACGAGCGCCGCATCGACCTGGGCAGAGCGGGGGAGCGCTGGTTCGGGTCCGTGCTCGCCTCGGGCTTCGACTCCCGCGTGAACGACCGCGGCAACCGGATGCGCTGGCCCGCCGGCAAGATCAAGTACGACCTCGCGATCCTCGCCGAACTGGCGGCCTTCAAGACCATTCCGTACCGGATCACGCTCGACGACGGCGAGCCGATGGAGACCGAGGCCACGCTCGTGGCGGTCGGCAACGGACCCTCGTACGGGGGCGGCATGCGCATCTGCCACGGCGCCGAGATGGACGACGGGCTCTTCGACGTGACGGTCGTGGGCGAGTGCAGCCGTGCGACGCTGCTGCGCGTCTTTCCCCGTGTCTACAAGGGCACCCATCTGTCCCATCCCGTCGTCACGACGTACCGCGCGCGCAGCGTGCGCCTGGAGGCGCCGGACGTGACGGGATACGCGGACGGTGAGCCGCTCGGGCCGCTGCCGCTGACGGCGCGGGTGGTCCCGAGGGCCGTCCGGCTGCTCGTGGGGGAGTAA